The following are encoded together in the Rhinopithecus roxellana isolate Shanxi Qingling chromosome 5, ASM756505v1, whole genome shotgun sequence genome:
- the LOC104654469 gene encoding putative uncharacterized protein C14orf177 produces the protein MTSHGSHKNPSLPVGLMHSKEPGARLEATKGASRPRKQATKPMITLPSVGHLGEGKCLSSQHLQSLRHNKQHALTLTKARCCGKCSTCFCTEEKSECQRNEETSPGSCSYQIMSALTISAFCATPRFKQLFKGTVEQMSQM, from the exons ATGACCAGCCATGGGAGCCACAAGAATCCATCGCTTCCAGTAGGATTGATGCATTCAAAAGAGCCTGGGGCAAGGCTGGAGGCCACGAAAGGAGCTTCCAGGCCACGCAAGCAGGCAACAAAGCCGATGATCACACTCCCATCAGTGGGCCACCTTGGTGAAGGGAAATGCCTAAGTTCCCAGCACCTGCAGAGCCTAAGACATAACAAGCAGCATGCCCTGACACTCAccaaggccaggtgctgtg GTAAGTGTTCTACCTGTTTCTGTACAGAAGAGAAATCAGAATgccagagaaatgaagaaacttCTCCAGGTTCATGTAGTTACCAAATAATGTCTGCTTTGACCATCTCTGCATTTTGTGCTACACCAAGATTTAAGCAGCTGTTCAAAGGAACAGTGGAACAGATGTCACAGATGTGA